Proteins from a genomic interval of Ramlibacter algicola:
- a CDS encoding lipopolysaccharide biosynthesis protein: MLKLHLSTTGSPVWAIADQLIVSGGSFCTSLIAAYVLTKNGFATYSLALLSVQFILSFERALLAQPLAVLGATEQPEALLRRYKTVLQLLWLCTPAGCCVLIAASAAFFPDVFVLGATAALLLILGIQEIFRRYLYTVRNFRAATLWSCLTYCLQLALLASLSSSGNARRDSGFEVLIACAIAGALPLVLSLGRRRQNVTAGALRATFVEHWKFAKWVVYSQLVFWTSTQAYPFLLEGYKAEGLADFFVANSLLNVLNVLRTAIGNYLPTRASAVLNDGGPRELAKFMFRNVWIYAATSLLILVVLISSSALLIETLYGGKYAAAAPLLALMSLAHLAYVISAIGNAIGLALRATKWIFIGNSLGAAFSMTIGVALVHKFGVWGAAVGYVLAAALPAIAQGANVVFTLREQVASESVRD; the protein is encoded by the coding sequence TTGCTTAAGCTGCACCTCAGCACGACAGGGTCGCCGGTATGGGCAATCGCTGATCAGCTAATCGTCTCAGGCGGGAGCTTCTGCACTTCTTTGATCGCTGCATACGTGCTGACGAAGAATGGATTTGCAACCTATTCCTTGGCCCTGCTCTCGGTTCAATTCATCTTGTCCTTTGAACGAGCATTGCTCGCCCAGCCATTGGCAGTTCTCGGGGCGACAGAGCAGCCTGAGGCCCTCCTGAGAAGATACAAGACCGTCCTGCAATTGTTGTGGCTGTGCACGCCCGCGGGTTGCTGCGTGTTAATCGCTGCGAGCGCTGCATTCTTCCCAGATGTGTTCGTGCTCGGGGCAACAGCCGCCCTGCTGCTGATCCTCGGTATACAAGAAATATTTCGGCGCTACCTGTACACAGTCCGGAACTTCCGTGCAGCTACGCTATGGAGCTGCCTTACCTACTGCCTGCAACTCGCACTTCTTGCCTCGCTATCAAGCAGCGGAAATGCCCGCAGGGATTCCGGTTTCGAAGTACTAATCGCATGTGCGATCGCTGGAGCACTTCCGCTCGTTCTGTCGCTGGGAAGGCGTCGCCAAAACGTTACGGCAGGTGCCCTACGCGCAACCTTTGTTGAACATTGGAAATTCGCAAAGTGGGTTGTGTATAGCCAACTGGTATTTTGGACCTCTACTCAGGCGTATCCGTTCTTGCTCGAAGGTTATAAGGCAGAAGGCTTGGCTGACTTCTTCGTAGCAAATTCCTTGCTCAACGTTCTGAATGTTTTGAGAACGGCGATTGGCAACTATCTGCCTACACGTGCGTCCGCTGTGCTCAATGATGGGGGTCCGCGCGAGCTCGCCAAGTTCATGTTCCGGAACGTATGGATTTACGCCGCTACGTCACTACTGATCCTCGTGGTGCTTATTTCATCGTCGGCACTTCTGATTGAGACACTCTACGGCGGAAAGTACGCAGCCGCTGCTCCTCTACTCGCCCTAATGTCACTTGCACACCTCGCATACGTGATATCGGCGATTGGCAATGCAATCGGATTGGCATTGCGGGCGACTAAATGGATCTTCATCGGAAATTCACTCGGCGCGGCATTCTCAATGACCATCGGGGTCGCGCTTGTTCACAAATTCGGGGTGTGGGGAGCTGCCGTTGGCTATGTTCTAGCAGCGGCTCTTCCGGCGATTGCGCAAGGAGCAAACGTCGTCTTCACTCTGCGGGAACAGGTCGCAAGCGAGAGCGTCCGTGACTGA
- a CDS encoding glycosyltransferase, which produces MALDEYLVPLAFAKRTSWRIAARRVVAFKYRVWADGRGFHDHLNRAATSIALSRTSGELVVFDERLRGTRIAGQPVHIVPDPWFGLFNAELRSEARARFGFSEEDFVALTIGFQDARKGFPLVLAASERALRDSGRKLFIVGNIKEEFKPRLLALKAKFPAQIVHLDRFVEEGELPYVFAAADVTLLPYAKSFTASSGVLPRSCASSVPVIACSHGLVGYRARTYDLGIVINTDCPSALATAIDQMSVELGTNRTRWARSLSQFSQATSLRAFEESVWPLFHD; this is translated from the coding sequence ATGGCGCTAGATGAGTACTTGGTTCCGCTTGCATTCGCAAAGCGCACAAGTTGGCGAATCGCAGCGCGGCGAGTGGTTGCCTTCAAATACCGAGTGTGGGCGGATGGCAGGGGCTTTCACGACCACCTGAACCGCGCAGCGACCTCAATCGCACTTTCCCGAACGTCCGGAGAGTTGGTTGTTTTCGACGAGCGTCTACGAGGTACCCGCATTGCGGGGCAGCCTGTCCACATCGTTCCCGATCCTTGGTTTGGCTTGTTCAATGCGGAACTTCGGTCGGAGGCGCGAGCTCGGTTTGGCTTCTCGGAAGAAGACTTTGTGGCACTCACAATCGGTTTTCAAGATGCACGCAAAGGGTTTCCGCTGGTATTGGCGGCCAGTGAAAGGGCGTTACGTGATAGTGGCCGGAAGCTCTTCATAGTCGGCAACATCAAAGAGGAGTTCAAGCCACGATTGCTGGCTCTGAAAGCGAAGTTTCCGGCGCAAATCGTCCATCTCGACCGATTCGTGGAAGAGGGCGAACTGCCTTACGTTTTTGCTGCTGCTGACGTCACTCTTCTGCCATATGCGAAGAGCTTCACTGCTAGTAGTGGAGTCCTACCTCGCAGCTGCGCTTCTAGCGTGCCTGTGATCGCGTGTTCACATGGGCTGGTTGGATATCGAGCCCGAACGTACGACTTGGGGATCGTCATTAATACTGACTGCCCGTCGGCTCTCGCCACTGCAATCGACCAAATGAGTGTCGAGCTCGGAACTAATCGAACAAGGTGGGCCCGTTCGCTAAGCCAGTTCTCACAAGCCACGTCTCTAAGGGCCTTTGAAGAGAGCGTTTGGCCTCTGTTCCACGATTGA
- a CDS encoding polysaccharide pyruvyl transferase family protein, giving the protein MKISVLHAYSDSNKGDLAIVLATVKALKSNAPHVQIYLHSVYAASDPNFSFHHRHIAGHVDEVCSHSIPSPYIDDAAHSALRNVLAAARLLRDSGKHYLNLILGPTKFLRNRSNELIQQSDLVLLKGGQYIYSDQGGLRGVLYLWRVLSSIHQSAQQGKRVVIMGQSLGPLPDGLPGRMVAKALRKCELVVVRERLSLELAQRLMHGNTASKLVLAPDFAFLIEPREPANYSEKFAFLDDGDWIGVTVVNWYFPGSPDVAAARRNYETQIIEACVQLHRAHGFRVALFPQVTVRHHGESDLDLLKRISDALEARDVPVRTVVDDLAPEQLSYLYGRCRVLIGTRLHSCILAAVASCPVVAIRYQGFKTEGVMAELGMSEHVLDISHLEASDLTSKVTELAESRTDVKRKIDDRVAQMRKDLSDLVGDVLSEDAA; this is encoded by the coding sequence ATGAAAATTTCAGTCCTGCACGCATACTCGGATTCGAACAAAGGGGATTTGGCGATCGTTCTTGCGACGGTCAAAGCCTTGAAGTCAAACGCGCCTCACGTTCAAATCTACTTGCATTCGGTATACGCGGCATCCGACCCGAACTTCAGTTTCCATCACAGACACATCGCGGGACATGTGGATGAAGTCTGCTCGCACAGCATTCCGTCGCCATACATCGATGACGCCGCTCACTCAGCGCTTAGGAACGTGCTAGCAGCCGCACGTTTGCTTCGTGACTCCGGCAAGCACTACCTGAATCTCATTCTTGGACCAACGAAATTCCTTCGAAATAGGTCGAATGAGTTGATTCAACAGTCTGACTTAGTTTTGCTGAAAGGTGGTCAGTACATTTATAGCGACCAAGGTGGATTGAGGGGGGTGCTCTACCTCTGGCGAGTGCTGTCTTCTATCCACCAAAGTGCACAGCAAGGCAAGCGAGTGGTCATCATGGGTCAGAGCTTGGGTCCGCTGCCTGATGGTTTGCCGGGGCGGATGGTTGCCAAGGCGCTCAGAAAGTGCGAGTTGGTAGTGGTACGGGAGCGCCTGTCATTAGAACTTGCTCAAAGGCTCATGCATGGCAATACCGCGTCAAAATTGGTACTCGCTCCGGATTTTGCGTTCTTGATAGAACCACGTGAACCGGCAAACTACTCCGAGAAGTTCGCATTCTTGGACGATGGAGATTGGATCGGAGTGACTGTCGTGAACTGGTATTTTCCTGGGAGCCCTGATGTAGCAGCGGCCCGACGGAACTACGAGACTCAGATCATCGAGGCTTGCGTGCAACTGCACCGGGCGCATGGATTCAGAGTCGCTCTCTTCCCGCAGGTCACGGTGCGGCACCATGGTGAAAGCGATCTTGATCTTCTCAAGAGGATCTCGGACGCACTCGAAGCGCGTGATGTGCCCGTTCGGACAGTAGTAGACGACCTCGCGCCCGAGCAACTTAGCTACCTCTATGGCCGTTGTCGAGTGCTGATCGGCACGCGACTTCATTCCTGCATCTTGGCTGCGGTTGCAAGCTGCCCCGTAGTCGCAATTCGATATCAGGGCTTTAAAACTGAAGGAGTTATGGCAGAGCTCGGCATGAGTGAGCATGTCCTTGATATCTCGCATCTGGAAGCGTCTGATTTGACATCAAAGGTCACGGAGCTCGCCGAATCGCGCACGGACGTCAAAAGAAAGATTGACGATCGCGTAGCTCAGATGCGCAAAGACCTGAGCGACTTGGTCGGTGACGTTCTCAGTGAGGACGCGGCGTGA
- a CDS encoding glycosyltransferase produces MYYVAWQLGAFFKARKLCMGTTFDVVHHITWGTFRYPSFLALLRVPLVFGPVGGGERTPLGLLRGLPLKSKVFEIARAVGIHSARLDPLWRLLISRTFLIACKTEETRACIPAAHQGRAVVHAEIGAEVKPARSSIQSQRPMTILYVGRLVGLKGLHISLHALADLKRHGIAFRFRLVGDGPHRRGLEQLALDLGLRDQVVFEGAVSRQEVDKYYNASDIFLFTSLHDSSGNVITEALSHGLPVVCLSLGGPKYFANDLTGRVIEARNRTFEQIVGDLSKALADLCNQPQLRESCSLGARNRATELSWARQVSSLYRLIEQRLKYRRPVRNFVD; encoded by the coding sequence TTGTACTATGTTGCATGGCAATTGGGTGCCTTCTTCAAGGCACGCAAGCTCTGCATGGGAACGACGTTTGATGTTGTTCACCACATCACCTGGGGCACATTTCGATATCCGAGTTTTCTCGCACTCCTGCGTGTGCCACTCGTATTTGGCCCGGTCGGTGGCGGCGAAAGAACGCCGCTCGGTCTGCTTCGTGGTCTGCCGCTGAAGTCCAAGGTTTTCGAAATTGCGAGAGCCGTCGGTATACATTCGGCACGACTTGACCCACTATGGCGCCTGTTGATCTCTAGAACTTTTTTGATTGCGTGCAAGACCGAGGAGACGCGCGCCTGCATCCCGGCTGCTCACCAAGGAAGAGCGGTAGTGCATGCTGAGATCGGCGCGGAAGTGAAGCCCGCACGAAGCTCGATTCAGAGTCAACGACCGATGACGATCCTCTATGTCGGCCGTCTCGTCGGACTGAAAGGGCTGCATATTAGCCTTCATGCTTTGGCCGACCTAAAGCGGCACGGCATAGCCTTCCGATTTCGACTGGTAGGAGACGGCCCGCACCGCCGAGGGCTTGAGCAACTTGCCTTAGATCTTGGTTTGCGCGACCAAGTAGTCTTCGAAGGCGCTGTGAGTCGTCAGGAAGTCGACAAGTATTACAACGCTTCGGACATTTTCCTCTTCACCAGTCTTCACGACTCAAGCGGGAACGTCATCACTGAGGCACTCTCACATGGCCTGCCAGTAGTTTGTCTGAGCTTGGGAGGGCCCAAGTATTTTGCGAATGATTTAACTGGACGTGTTATCGAAGCAAGAAATCGGACGTTCGAGCAAATCGTTGGTGATCTCTCCAAAGCGCTAGCTGATTTGTGCAACCAACCACAGCTCCGAGAGTCATGTTCCCTCGGAGCGAGGAATCGAGCAACTGAGTTGTCATGGGCTCGCCAAGTGTCGAGTCTCTATCGTTTGATTGAGCAGAGATTGAAATATCGGCGACCCGTGAGGAACTTCGTTGACTAA
- a CDS encoding O-antigen ligase family protein, translated as MRVLLEFTPLLKHVPGLFLVVTGGLWLSLASRLRSNYSAAAIRPHGNLSAKAALGLGLYVLVGAFYARFARDVQNTFLTLGIYLLAYPVMAWIVERTNSPLTVLRTLGGAYVLGAVMMASLQLVTGEPGLFHAREHLVIGPLVFFYFRSKVVLFQLAALILIGAVAVVSAKNTAYLVAGCSLLYIMIVEMVRLTSRLSMAGKALGWFALVATVLFVALAAVTVRGTGEGLPTGNVEYRSVMYERAWLKFLQSPIVGAGFADASTQEFGDYEVDVSTQVLPTHSDPLDILGNGGLLAFALWLAIYLGFFSHWRRSITTQKTTIRRSDRAWLHVLSCCAWCALPTVAFNPVLNSPNLALATWICAGAAYGFFRRQEIR; from the coding sequence ATGCGCGTGCTGTTGGAGTTCACTCCGCTGCTCAAGCATGTGCCTGGACTATTCCTAGTGGTGACCGGCGGACTATGGTTGTCACTGGCAAGCCGTCTGAGATCAAACTACAGCGCTGCGGCAATCCGGCCCCACGGAAATCTGAGCGCCAAGGCCGCCCTTGGTTTGGGCTTGTATGTGCTTGTGGGAGCGTTTTACGCGCGGTTCGCACGCGACGTGCAAAACACGTTTCTCACCTTGGGCATATACCTTCTTGCATATCCGGTAATGGCTTGGATTGTTGAACGCACAAACTCTCCACTTACCGTGCTTCGAACGTTGGGGGGGGCCTATGTACTTGGAGCAGTCATGATGGCATCCCTCCAATTGGTGACGGGGGAGCCTGGCCTCTTTCACGCCCGAGAGCATCTCGTAATCGGCCCCTTGGTCTTTTTCTACTTTCGATCGAAGGTCGTTCTGTTCCAACTTGCTGCGTTAATCCTCATCGGGGCTGTGGCAGTTGTCTCAGCGAAAAACACGGCTTATCTGGTGGCGGGATGTTCATTGCTCTACATCATGATCGTCGAGATGGTGCGCTTGACTTCTCGCCTGTCGATGGCTGGTAAGGCGCTTGGATGGTTCGCGCTCGTTGCCACCGTACTCTTTGTCGCCCTGGCGGCAGTCACAGTTAGGGGAACCGGGGAGGGACTGCCGACAGGTAATGTCGAATACCGGTCCGTAATGTACGAGCGCGCCTGGCTGAAGTTTTTGCAGTCGCCAATCGTTGGCGCAGGTTTCGCCGACGCTTCAACCCAAGAATTCGGGGATTATGAGGTCGATGTAAGTACGCAGGTGTTGCCGACGCACAGTGATCCACTAGACATTCTTGGCAACGGCGGCCTTTTGGCATTCGCCCTGTGGTTAGCGATCTACCTCGGCTTCTTCTCCCATTGGCGTCGTTCAATCACGACGCAAAAGACGACTATCAGACGATCGGACCGGGCTTGGCTTCATGTGCTTTCATGTTGCGCATGGTGCGCACTACCAACTGTTGCCTTCAATCCCGTGCTGAATAGTCCCAATCTCGCCCTGGCGACGTGGATCTGCGCAGGTGCGGCTTACGGCTTCTTTCGGCGACAAGAAATAAGGTGA
- a CDS encoding acyltransferase family protein, protein MNVVGCLRVFLALAVVLVHGEILPFTIFPADAAVQIFFMISGFYMALVLNTKYMGSDSNIEFYLGRVWRLAPTFLACALFALVLTSAGLKPHLRWHSPSDLPFSAMLLICLSQVVLVGQDAVHFLTVDGTSGLRFTSDFAAESLQLWQYLLIPQAWSLSVEVYFYLFAPLLLRCGPRILFAALVGSFFLRLFIAGTFGLRFDPWSYRFFPSELLFFVAGAIAYLASKRSVSMWLHVFAALLIFVATNVGRVGLGGRLFFLSPIVTTGVLFALPVLFSVTKNWEWDRRLGDLSYPIYVSHMLVISLGASIFPMRDVLFKTFVIVLVVLTSLALIRFVEGPLEQYRKSRRCRVALTATGV, encoded by the coding sequence GTGAATGTGGTGGGGTGTTTACGTGTTTTTCTTGCTCTCGCTGTTGTGCTTGTTCATGGTGAGATACTTCCGTTCACCATTTTTCCGGCCGACGCCGCCGTCCAGATTTTTTTCATGATTTCTGGGTTTTATATGGCGCTCGTGCTGAACACGAAGTACATGGGTTCAGACAGCAATATCGAGTTCTACCTCGGCCGTGTTTGGCGACTCGCTCCAACTTTCTTAGCTTGCGCTCTATTTGCTTTAGTGTTGACGTCGGCGGGACTGAAGCCCCATCTGAGATGGCATAGTCCCTCAGACTTACCATTCTCCGCGATGCTTCTGATCTGTCTTTCGCAAGTGGTTCTTGTTGGGCAAGACGCGGTACATTTTCTAACGGTTGACGGGACTAGCGGCCTGCGGTTCACTTCGGATTTCGCTGCTGAATCGCTGCAACTTTGGCAGTACCTGCTCATTCCCCAAGCATGGTCGCTTTCCGTTGAAGTCTATTTCTACTTGTTTGCACCGCTGCTCTTGCGGTGCGGGCCGCGAATCCTGTTTGCCGCGCTTGTCGGCTCTTTTTTCCTGCGCCTATTTATAGCGGGGACGTTTGGGCTCCGCTTTGATCCTTGGTCCTATCGGTTCTTCCCTTCTGAGTTGCTCTTCTTTGTGGCGGGAGCGATCGCCTATCTGGCTTCGAAACGAAGCGTTTCGATGTGGTTGCATGTATTCGCTGCCTTACTCATTTTTGTGGCTACGAATGTAGGTCGCGTAGGTTTGGGTGGACGGCTTTTCTTCCTTAGTCCCATTGTCACGACCGGTGTGTTGTTCGCGCTTCCGGTGCTGTTTTCAGTTACCAAGAATTGGGAGTGGGACCGCCGCCTCGGTGATCTGTCCTATCCGATCTATGTGTCTCACATGTTGGTCATTTCGCTAGGCGCTTCGATCTTCCCGATGCGGGACGTTCTTTTCAAAACGTTCGTTATTGTGCTTGTCGTGCTGACTTCATTGGCGTTGATTAGATTCGTCGAGGGTCCATTAGAACAATATCGGAAATCCCGTCGGTGTCGAGTCGCACTGACGGCAACTGGTGTCTGA
- a CDS encoding glycosyltransferase family 4 protein, which produces MRILIVHNKYQQRGGEDVVVESEAALLREAGHELELFSTDNNVLMGAFAKLVSAVGVVFSIPVYIRIRRILRTFKPDVVHVHNFFPQISPSVFYACSANKVPVVFTLHNFRIICPTALLMHDGRIEEKSVIDGPWWAVAKRVYRGSFSASLLLALMIYVHRRIGTWKKKVSVFIALTEFSALKFQAWGLPADKLTCKPNFVLRRSKSQISQQRRGFLFAGRLSEEKGIDVMLKAAKEFRGEEIRVAGDGPLVADVSSSGLTHLGRIGSEELAEEMLRARALVLPSLWFEGLPMVLVEAYSLGLPIIASNLGSLATLVEHGVTGLLFVAGDAEDLASKLRWATENPVAMERMGENARAKYEREFSPERNLILLERIYVRAISATATAGSEI; this is translated from the coding sequence ATGAGGATTTTGATCGTTCATAACAAATATCAGCAGCGGGGCGGCGAAGATGTTGTTGTTGAATCTGAGGCGGCGCTTCTCCGGGAAGCCGGACATGAGCTCGAGCTATTTTCCACAGATAACAATGTACTGATGGGGGCGTTCGCGAAGCTTGTCAGTGCCGTAGGTGTGGTGTTCTCAATCCCGGTTTACATACGTATTCGCCGCATCTTGAGAACGTTCAAACCAGATGTGGTTCATGTTCATAATTTTTTCCCTCAGATATCTCCTTCTGTCTTTTACGCCTGCAGCGCGAATAAAGTCCCTGTAGTTTTCACGCTTCATAATTTCCGCATTATTTGCCCGACCGCGCTGCTAATGCATGACGGACGGATTGAAGAGAAAAGCGTGATTGATGGTCCTTGGTGGGCAGTCGCCAAGCGTGTGTACCGCGGCTCATTCAGTGCTTCGCTTCTTCTTGCGTTGATGATCTATGTCCACAGGCGAATCGGTACGTGGAAGAAAAAAGTGAGCGTCTTCATCGCGCTGACCGAATTTTCCGCTCTCAAGTTCCAAGCTTGGGGGCTTCCTGCAGACAAACTGACGTGCAAGCCCAACTTCGTTCTGCGTCGTTCGAAATCGCAGATTTCGCAACAACGTCGTGGGTTTCTCTTTGCCGGAAGATTGAGCGAAGAGAAGGGCATCGACGTGATGCTCAAAGCGGCCAAAGAGTTCCGAGGTGAGGAAATCCGGGTCGCCGGAGATGGTCCGCTGGTTGCTGATGTATCGAGCTCGGGCTTGACGCACCTCGGGCGGATAGGTTCTGAGGAGCTTGCCGAGGAAATGCTGAGAGCGAGAGCGCTCGTCTTGCCAAGTCTTTGGTTCGAAGGGCTACCGATGGTCCTTGTCGAGGCGTACTCACTTGGATTGCCAATCATCGCAAGCAATCTAGGATCTTTGGCCACCCTCGTCGAACATGGAGTGACAGGGCTGCTATTCGTGGCCGGCGATGCGGAAGATCTAGCCTCTAAGCTTCGCTGGGCTACGGAAAATCCTGTCGCGATGGAGCGTATGGGCGAAAACGCCCGTGCGAAGTACGAGAGGGAGTTCTCTCCCGAGCGGAATCTGATTCTGCTAGAACGGATCTATGTGCGTGCAATCAGCGCGACCGCAACGGCGGGTAGCGAGATCTAG
- the cysM gene encoding cysteine synthase CysM encodes MKPGTYPTIEDAVGKTPLVALQRIGAIENKARGNVILGKLEGNNPAGSVKDRPALSMIRRAEERGEIKPGDTLIEATSGNTGIALAMAAAIKGYRMVLIMPEDLSIERAQTMKAFGAELVLTPKSGGMEYARDLAENMQREGKGRVLDQFANSDNPRIHYETTGPELWEQTGGRITHFVSAMGTTGTITGVSRFLKEKNPKVRIIGAQPSEGSRIPGIRKWPEEYLPKIYDPSAVDEQVSVSQSNAEEMCRRLAREEGIFAGISAAGACWVAQQISAKSKEATIVFVICDRGDRYLSTGVFPA; translated from the coding sequence ATGAAGCCCGGCACCTACCCCACTATTGAAGACGCAGTTGGCAAGACTCCACTCGTCGCACTGCAGCGCATTGGCGCAATCGAGAACAAGGCGCGGGGCAATGTCATCCTCGGCAAGCTCGAAGGCAACAACCCTGCAGGATCCGTGAAGGATCGCCCGGCCTTGTCGATGATCCGGCGCGCCGAAGAACGCGGCGAGATCAAGCCCGGTGACACGCTCATCGAGGCGACGTCAGGCAACACGGGTATCGCGCTCGCGATGGCAGCTGCCATCAAGGGCTACCGCATGGTTCTGATCATGCCGGAGGACCTCTCTATTGAGCGCGCGCAAACCATGAAGGCATTCGGCGCCGAACTGGTGCTCACGCCAAAGAGCGGCGGCATGGAGTACGCGCGCGACCTGGCCGAGAACATGCAGCGAGAAGGCAAGGGGCGCGTGCTCGACCAGTTTGCCAACTCCGACAATCCCCGCATCCACTATGAGACGACGGGTCCTGAGCTATGGGAGCAGACAGGCGGGCGCATTACACATTTCGTCAGTGCGATGGGGACCACCGGCACCATCACTGGCGTGTCACGGTTCCTGAAGGAGAAGAACCCCAAGGTGCGCATCATCGGTGCGCAGCCCAGCGAGGGTTCACGCATCCCGGGCATTCGCAAATGGCCCGAGGAGTACCTGCCGAAGATCTATGACCCGTCGGCCGTTGACGAGCAGGTCTCTGTAAGCCAATCCAACGCCGAGGAGATGTGCCGCCGACTCGCGCGAGAGGAGGGAATTTTCGCTGGTATCTCTGCGGCGGGAGCCTGCTGGGTCGCGCAGCAAATCTCTGCAAAGTCGAAGGAAGCGACGATTGTGTTTGTCATTTGTGATCGCGGCGACCGGTATCTGTCCACCGGCGTTTTCCCGGCTTAG